A DNA window from Chelativorans sp. AA-79 contains the following coding sequences:
- a CDS encoding single-stranded DNA-binding protein, protein MAGSVNKVILVGNLGADPEIRRLNSGDPVVNLRIATSESWRDRNTGERRDRTEWHNVVIFNDNLAKVAEQYLKKGMKVYIEGQLQTRKWTDQSGQDRYTTEVVLQKFRGELQMLDSRGQGGEGQVGYGGGGRNSDFGQSSPAESGGGGGGGYSRDLDDEIPF, encoded by the coding sequence ATGGCGGGTAGCGTCAACAAGGTGATCTTGGTCGGCAATCTGGGAGCGGATCCCGAGATCCGGCGACTCAATTCGGGCGACCCGGTCGTGAACCTTCGGATCGCGACTTCGGAGAGCTGGCGCGACCGGAACACCGGCGAGCGGCGCGACCGCACCGAATGGCACAATGTCGTGATCTTCAACGACAATCTGGCGAAGGTGGCCGAGCAGTATCTGAAGAAGGGCATGAAGGTCTATATCGAGGGGCAGTTGCAGACCCGGAAATGGACCGACCAGTCCGGCCAGGACCGCTATACGACCGAGGTGGTACTGCAGAAGTTCCGCGGCGAGCTGCAGATGCTCGATTCGCGCGGGCAGGGCGGCGAAGGCCAGGTGGGATATGGCGGCGGCGGGCGCAACTCCGATTTCGGCCAGTCGAGCCCGGCCGAAAGCGGCGGCGGTGGTGGCGGCGGCTACTCGCGCGATCTGGACGACGAAATCCCGTTCTAA
- a CDS encoding DUF4168 domain-containing protein codes for MKNSSRNLLAAACLSAGVVVAAPALAQEPPQPSAPAANQPSEPAAEAPAVSEEKLQSFVVAFAEVEKIKQEYSQRLQGAGSEGEQQQIQNEAGQKMLQAVQDKGISVDEYNQIIRAAQTDPALAERVTEAMGQAEQ; via the coding sequence TTGAAGAACAGTTCTCGAAACCTGCTTGCGGCCGCCTGCCTGTCCGCCGGTGTTGTCGTTGCCGCACCCGCGCTCGCTCAGGAGCCGCCCCAACCCTCCGCACCTGCCGCGAACCAGCCTTCCGAACCGGCCGCTGAGGCTCCAGCCGTCAGCGAGGAAAAACTGCAGTCTTTCGTCGTGGCGTTTGCCGAAGTCGAGAAGATCAAGCAGGAATATTCACAACGGCTGCAGGGAGCCGGCTCTGAAGGGGAGCAGCAGCAGATCCAGAACGAGGCCGGCCAGAAGATGTTGCAGGCGGTCCAGGACAAAGGCATCTCGGTGGATGAATACAACCAGATCATCCGGGCGGCGCAAACGGACCCCGCCTTGGCGGAACGGGTGACGGAGGCCATGGGCCAGGCAGAGCAGTAG
- a CDS encoding flagellar biosynthetic protein FliO, with the protein MNGWLGNLTEGGFAAAAAWTLAALAVLVLLLIALRLIRNYRSGGTFIAGGRHRAPRLAVIDAAAVDDRRRLVLVRRDEVEHLLLIGGPTDIVVEEGIRPLTAAPQPRREPGPPAPSPSLSPVSPVPPRPVESTPRRQPASPMQAPRAEPAAAPEPPMQQRKAPIAPPPPVEPQPRMSSPAPAARQEPPRAASTPPAREPEMPSARENEIDTAFLEEIRPESEAPRHPAPAAEPAPQQRQEASIEEEMSRLLDDLVDDEKKER; encoded by the coding sequence ATGAATGGCTGGCTAGGCAATTTGACGGAGGGAGGATTCGCCGCGGCGGCGGCCTGGACGCTCGCCGCGCTCGCCGTCCTGGTGCTCCTGCTGATCGCCCTGCGCCTCATCCGCAATTACCGCTCGGGAGGGACCTTCATCGCCGGCGGGCGCCACCGCGCGCCGCGGCTTGCCGTCATCGACGCGGCTGCCGTGGACGACAGGCGGCGCCTGGTGCTCGTGCGCCGCGATGAGGTGGAACATCTCCTCCTCATCGGCGGCCCCACCGACATCGTCGTGGAAGAGGGCATCCGTCCGCTAACCGCCGCGCCGCAGCCGCGGCGCGAGCCCGGTCCTCCCGCTCCGTCTCCGAGCCTGTCGCCCGTTTCCCCTGTGCCGCCGCGCCCGGTGGAGAGCACGCCGAGACGCCAGCCTGCCTCTCCCATGCAGGCGCCTCGCGCGGAGCCTGCCGCCGCTCCCGAGCCTCCCATGCAGCAGCGCAAAGCGCCGATCGCGCCCCCGCCGCCGGTCGAACCTCAGCCACGCATGTCGTCTCCTGCTCCCGCCGCGCGCCAGGAGCCGCCGCGCGCCGCCTCCACGCCGCCCGCCCGCGAACCGGAGATGCCCTCCGCCCGTGAAAACGAGATAGACACCGCGTTCCTGGAGGAGATCCGGCCCGAATCGGAAGCGCCCAGGCACCCGGCCCCGGCAGCCGAACCTGCGCCGCAGCAGCGGCAGGAAGCCTCGATCGAGGAAGAGATGAGCCGTCTCCTCGATGATCTCGTCGACGACGAGAAGAAGGAACGCTGA
- a CDS encoding response regulator translates to MEAAPIIDQGIRPGVLTRLVIFIVVLTGSALAVALFQERVGEDFLLGVLGVLAMIGVGYLFASAIGFIQIARRSSGDELSRSFVDSMSEGLIVADAKGRILYVNRAYAELTGASSSADVKAVEALLSDNAEAAPTIERLAAGLRDGKADDGEFRLSRPIRAGAEPGARWYRVWARVFKVPGYRMPLSAWLITDISEERAEQERFFLDLQKAIDHLDHAPAGFFAADPEGRLTYLNATLAEWLGMDLANFVPGAVSLSDLVVGDGMALIQAVKAEHGETRNAVIDLDLATTRGEVLPVRFLHRVTASRDSAPGPTRTIVLNRTLGEDASTDLRASEVRFTRFFNSTPMAIASVDQEGRILRTNAPFLSLFSTVVDRDAVDRRIRLDMVMHQRDREAFALALEKAKQRQADITPIDTVLPDDEERHMRFYVNAVADPGGGEAAEEAAIVYAVETTEQKALEAQMAQSQKMQAVGQLAGGIAHDFNNVLTAIIMASDLLLTNHRPSDPSFPDIMNIKQNANRAASLVRQLLAFSRRQTLRPEVLNLTDVLADIRMLLSRLVGNDVTLTVEHGRDLWPVKADIGQFEQVIVNLAVNARDAMPERGRLTVRTRNVTAEECAALPYRELQPADYVVVEVEDTGTGIPPEVQKKIFEPFFTTKEVGKGTGLGLSMVYGIVKQTGGFIFCDSEVGKGTTFRIFLPRHVPTPAEAAAEKAAANGAAEPAQRKDVNRDLSGSARVLLVEDEDAVRMGSVRALTSRGYEVHEASSGTEALEIFNALEGKVDIVVSDVVMPEMDGPTLLRELRKVQPGIKFIFVSGYAEDAFAKNLPEDAIFGFLPKPFSLKQLATTVKEMLEQE, encoded by the coding sequence ATGGAAGCGGCGCCCATCATCGATCAGGGGATCAGGCCGGGCGTGCTGACGCGGCTGGTCATCTTCATCGTCGTACTGACCGGCTCGGCCCTCGCGGTAGCCCTGTTCCAGGAGCGCGTGGGCGAGGACTTCCTGCTCGGCGTGCTCGGCGTTCTGGCGATGATCGGCGTCGGCTATCTCTTCGCCAGCGCCATCGGCTTCATCCAGATCGCACGGCGATCCTCCGGCGACGAGCTCTCGCGCTCCTTCGTCGATTCGATGAGCGAAGGCCTTATCGTCGCGGATGCGAAGGGCCGCATCCTCTATGTCAACCGCGCCTATGCGGAGCTCACCGGGGCCTCCTCATCAGCCGATGTCAAGGCGGTGGAGGCCTTGCTTTCCGACAATGCCGAGGCTGCGCCCACCATCGAGCGGCTTGCCGCCGGGCTGCGCGACGGGAAGGCCGACGACGGCGAGTTCCGCCTGTCCCGGCCGATCCGCGCCGGGGCCGAGCCGGGCGCGCGCTGGTACCGTGTCTGGGCGCGGGTCTTCAAGGTGCCGGGCTATCGCATGCCGCTCTCGGCCTGGCTCATCACCGACATTTCCGAGGAACGCGCCGAGCAGGAGCGCTTCTTCCTCGACTTGCAGAAAGCGATCGATCATCTGGACCACGCGCCGGCGGGCTTCTTCGCGGCCGATCCGGAAGGGCGGCTCACCTATCTCAACGCCACGCTGGCGGAGTGGTTGGGCATGGATCTCGCCAATTTCGTGCCCGGCGCGGTCTCGCTCTCGGATCTCGTGGTTGGGGACGGCATGGCGCTCATCCAGGCCGTGAAGGCCGAACATGGAGAAACGCGCAATGCCGTGATCGACCTCGACCTTGCGACCACGCGCGGCGAGGTGCTGCCCGTGCGCTTCCTGCACCGGGTGACCGCCTCGCGGGACAGTGCGCCCGGCCCCACCCGCACGATCGTGCTCAACCGCACGCTGGGCGAGGACGCATCGACCGACCTGCGCGCCTCGGAGGTGCGGTTCACGCGCTTCTTCAATTCGACGCCCATGGCGATCGCCAGCGTCGACCAGGAGGGGCGCATCCTGCGCACCAATGCGCCCTTCCTGTCGCTGTTTTCGACCGTGGTCGACCGGGACGCCGTGGACCGGCGCATCAGGCTGGACATGGTGATGCACCAGCGCGACCGGGAGGCTTTCGCGCTCGCGCTCGAGAAGGCCAAGCAGCGCCAGGCCGACATCACGCCCATCGACACGGTGCTGCCGGACGACGAGGAGCGCCACATGCGCTTCTACGTCAATGCCGTGGCCGATCCCGGCGGCGGCGAGGCGGCGGAGGAAGCGGCCATCGTCTATGCGGTGGAGACCACCGAGCAGAAAGCGCTGGAAGCGCAGATGGCCCAGAGCCAGAAGATGCAGGCGGTGGGGCAGCTCGCGGGCGGCATCGCGCACGACTTCAACAACGTGCTGACTGCCATCATCATGGCGTCCGACCTGCTTCTGACCAATCACCGGCCGTCCGATCCGTCCTTCCCGGACATCATGAACATCAAGCAGAATGCCAACCGCGCGGCCTCGCTGGTGCGCCAGCTCCTGGCCTTCTCGCGGCGGCAGACGCTGCGGCCGGAGGTGCTCAACCTCACCGATGTGCTGGCCGATATCCGCATGCTGCTCTCGCGGCTGGTCGGCAACGACGTCACGCTCACCGTTGAGCACGGCCGCGACCTGTGGCCCGTAAAGGCCGATATCGGTCAGTTCGAGCAGGTGATCGTGAACCTCGCGGTCAATGCGCGCGATGCGATGCCTGAACGCGGCCGGCTCACCGTGCGGACCAGGAACGTGACCGCGGAGGAGTGCGCAGCATTGCCCTATCGCGAGCTCCAGCCGGCCGACTATGTGGTGGTCGAGGTGGAGGATACGGGTACGGGCATCCCGCCGGAGGTGCAGAAGAAGATCTTCGAGCCGTTCTTCACCACCAAGGAGGTGGGGAAGGGAACCGGCCTCGGCCTTTCCATGGTCTACGGCATCGTCAAGCAGACCGGCGGCTTCATCTTCTGTGATTCGGAGGTGGGCAAGGGGACCACCTTCCGCATCTTCCTGCCGCGGCATGTGCCGACTCCGGCCGAAGCCGCAGCCGAAAAAGCTGCCGCGAACGGGGCGGCCGAGCCGGCGCAGAGAAAGGACGTCAACCGCGACCTTTCCGGCTCCGCGCGCGTGCTGCTCGTGGAGGACGAGGACGCCGTCAGGATGGGCAGCGTGCGCGCGCTCACCTCGCGCGGCTACGAGGTGCACGAGGCGAGTTCCGGCACCGAAGCGCTCGAGATCTTCAACGCGCTCGAGGGAAAGGTCGACATCGTCGTGTCGGACGTGGTGATGCCGGAGATGGACGGGCCGACGCTTTTGCGCGAATTGCGCAAGGTGCAGCCGGGAATCAAGTTCATCTTCGTTTCAGGCTATGCCGAGGACGCCTTCGCCAAGAACCTGCCCGAGGACGCCATTTTCGGCTTCCTTCCAAAACCCTTCTCGCTCAAGCAGTTGGCGACGACGGTTAAGGAGATGCTGGAGCAAGAATAG
- the pncB gene encoding nicotinate phosphoribosyltransferase, whose product MTKTDIARRVYNHTWKLDPICRSLLDTDFYKLLMLQMIWGLYPHVDATFSLTNRNRNVHLAAEIDEGELREQLDHARSIRFAKKEMIWLAGNSFYGRKQIFQPEFLAWLADFRLPEYELSRRDGQLELHFHGRWMETTMWEIPALAIVNELRSRAAMRSLGPFALDVLYARAKAKVWEKVERLKKYPEIRISDFGTRRRHSFLWQRWCVEALKEGIGEAFTGTSNVLLAMDTDLEALGTNAHELPMVLAALTDKDEELKASPYQVLRDWQSYYGGNLLIVLPDTFGTESFLQAAPEWVADWTGFRPDSAPPVEGGERIIAWWKKHGRDPREKLLIFSDALDVDTIERTYKHFKGRVRMAFGWGTNLTNDFEGCAPEEIARLKAISLVCKVSEANGRPAVKLSDNPEKATGDPAEIQRYLRVFGGHNRVRQPVAV is encoded by the coding sequence ATGACCAAGACCGATATCGCACGCCGCGTCTACAACCACACGTGGAAGCTCGACCCGATCTGCCGCAGCTTGCTGGATACGGATTTCTACAAGCTGCTGATGCTGCAGATGATCTGGGGCCTCTATCCGCATGTGGACGCCACCTTCTCGCTGACCAACCGCAACAGAAACGTCCACCTCGCCGCAGAGATCGACGAGGGCGAGCTGCGCGAGCAGCTCGACCATGCCCGCTCCATCCGTTTTGCGAAGAAGGAGATGATCTGGCTCGCCGGCAACAGCTTCTATGGCCGCAAGCAGATCTTCCAGCCCGAATTCCTCGCCTGGCTCGCCGATTTCCGCCTGCCCGAATACGAGCTTTCCCGCCGCGACGGCCAGCTCGAACTCCATTTCCATGGACGCTGGATGGAAACCACCATGTGGGAGATCCCGGCCCTGGCGATCGTCAACGAGCTGCGCTCGCGCGCGGCCATGCGCTCCCTCGGCCCGTTCGCGCTCGACGTGCTCTATGCCCGCGCCAAGGCCAAGGTCTGGGAAAAGGTCGAGCGGCTGAAGAAATATCCCGAGATCCGCATCTCGGATTTCGGCACACGCCGCCGCCATTCCTTCCTCTGGCAGCGCTGGTGCGTGGAGGCCCTCAAGGAAGGAATCGGCGAAGCCTTCACCGGCACGTCCAACGTGCTTCTTGCCATGGACACGGACCTGGAGGCGCTGGGCACCAACGCCCATGAGCTTCCCATGGTTCTTGCCGCCCTTACCGACAAGGACGAAGAGTTGAAGGCCTCGCCCTACCAGGTGCTCCGCGACTGGCAGAGCTATTATGGCGGCAATCTCCTGATCGTGCTTCCCGATACGTTCGGCACCGAATCCTTCCTGCAGGCCGCGCCCGAGTGGGTGGCTGATTGGACCGGCTTCCGGCCCGACAGCGCGCCGCCCGTCGAGGGTGGCGAGCGCATCATCGCCTGGTGGAAGAAGCACGGCCGGGACCCGCGCGAAAAGCTCCTCATCTTCTCCGATGCACTCGATGTCGACACGATCGAGCGCACCTACAAGCACTTCAAGGGCCGGGTGCGCATGGCCTTCGGCTGGGGCACCAATCTCACCAACGACTTCGAGGGCTGCGCACCGGAAGAGATCGCCAGGCTCAAGGCCATCTCGCTCGTTTGCAAGGTCAGCGAGGCGAATGGCCGGCCCGCGGTGAAGCTCTCCGACAACCCGGAAAAAGCCACGGGCGATCCCGCGGAAATCCAGCGCTACCTTCGGGTGTTCGGCGGCCACAACCGCGTCCGCCAGCCTGTGGCGGTGTGA
- a CDS encoding acyl-CoA carboxylase subunit beta: MKEVLRELEKRRAGAREGGGKARIEHQHAKGKLTARERLDIFLDEGSFEEFDMFVEHRSTDFGMEKTRIAGDGVVTGWGTVNGRTVFVFAKDFTVFGGSLSQAHAEKVMKIQDMALKNRAPIIGFYDAGGARIQEGVAALGGYAEIFQRNVLASGVIPQISVIMGPCAGGDVYSPAMTDFIFMVRDTSYMFVTGPDVVKTVTNETVTAEELGGARIHTTRSSIADGAYDNDVEALLQMRRLVDFLPSSNTADLPEIDCYGDITADDQSLDGLIPANANKPYDIKELILKTADEGDFFEVQEGFARNIVTGFGRIEGRTVGFVANQPMVLAGVLDSDASRKAARFVRFCDCFNIPIVTFVDVPGFLPGTAQEYGGLIKHGAKLLFAYAEATVPKITVITRKAFGGAYDVMASKHLRGDINYAWPTAQIAVMGARGAVEIIFRKDIADAEKIAEHTKRYEERFLSPFVAAERGYVDEVIMPHSTRRRVARALRMLRRKDLQNPWKKHDNIPL, from the coding sequence ATGAAGGAAGTCCTGAGGGAGCTTGAAAAGCGGCGAGCCGGTGCCCGCGAAGGGGGCGGGAAGGCGCGCATCGAGCACCAGCATGCCAAAGGCAAGCTGACGGCGCGCGAGCGTCTCGATATCTTTCTCGACGAGGGCTCCTTCGAGGAGTTCGACATGTTCGTCGAGCACCGCTCGACGGATTTCGGCATGGAGAAAACGAGGATCGCCGGCGATGGGGTCGTCACCGGCTGGGGCACGGTGAACGGCCGCACGGTCTTCGTCTTTGCCAAGGACTTCACCGTCTTCGGCGGGTCTCTGTCGCAGGCCCATGCCGAGAAGGTGATGAAGATCCAGGACATGGCGCTGAAGAACCGTGCGCCGATCATCGGCTTCTACGATGCCGGCGGTGCGCGCATCCAGGAAGGGGTCGCAGCACTCGGCGGCTATGCGGAGATCTTCCAGCGCAATGTGCTCGCCTCCGGCGTCATTCCGCAGATCTCGGTCATCATGGGCCCCTGTGCGGGCGGCGACGTCTATTCGCCTGCCATGACGGACTTCATCTTCATGGTCCGTGACACCTCCTACATGTTCGTCACCGGGCCGGACGTGGTGAAGACCGTCACCAACGAGACGGTGACGGCGGAAGAGCTCGGCGGCGCGCGCATCCATACGACCAGGTCCTCCATCGCCGACGGCGCATATGACAACGACGTCGAGGCGCTGCTGCAGATGCGCCGCCTCGTCGACTTCCTGCCGTCGTCCAACACGGCCGACCTTCCGGAGATCGATTGCTACGGCGACATCACGGCCGACGACCAGTCACTCGACGGGCTCATTCCTGCGAACGCGAACAAGCCTTACGACATCAAGGAGCTGATCCTGAAGACCGCCGACGAGGGCGATTTCTTCGAAGTGCAGGAAGGCTTCGCCAGGAACATCGTCACCGGCTTCGGCCGCATCGAAGGGCGAACGGTGGGCTTCGTCGCCAACCAGCCCATGGTGCTGGCCGGCGTCCTCGATTCGGACGCCTCGCGCAAGGCAGCCCGCTTCGTGCGCTTCTGCGACTGCTTCAACATACCGATCGTCACCTTCGTCGACGTGCCGGGCTTTCTGCCCGGCACCGCGCAGGAATATGGCGGCCTCATCAAGCACGGCGCCAAGCTCCTCTTCGCCTATGCGGAGGCAACCGTGCCGAAGATCACCGTCATCACGCGCAAGGCCTTCGGCGGCGCCTATGACGTCATGGCCTCCAAGCACCTGCGCGGCGACATCAACTATGCCTGGCCGACCGCGCAGATCGCCGTCATGGGTGCCAGGGGGGCGGTCGAGATCATCTTCCGCAAGGACATCGCCGACGCGGAGAAGATCGCCGAACATACGAAGCGTTACGAGGAGCGCTTCCTCTCCCCCTTCGTCGCTGCCGAGCGGGGTTATGTGGACGAGGTGATCATGCCGCATTCGACGCGGCGCCGCGTGGCCCGCGCGCTTCGCATGCTGCGCCGCAAGGACCTGCAAAATCCCTGGAAGAAGCACGACAACATCCCGCTTTGA
- the gloA gene encoding lactoylglutathione lyase encodes MRYLHTMVRVRDMDESLDFYCNKLGLKEVRRSENEAGRYTLIFLAAPDDMARAEQEKAPLVELTYNWDPEDYQGGRNFGHLAYEVDDIYALCQRLMDANVTINRPPRDGKMAFVRSPDGISIEILQKGEAKPKAEPWASMQNTGAW; translated from the coding sequence ATGCGTTACCTGCACACGATGGTCCGCGTCCGCGACATGGACGAATCGCTGGACTTCTACTGCAACAAGCTGGGCCTCAAGGAGGTTCGCCGTTCCGAGAACGAGGCGGGCCGCTATACGCTCATCTTTCTTGCCGCACCGGATGACATGGCAAGGGCCGAGCAGGAGAAGGCACCGCTGGTCGAGCTCACTTACAACTGGGATCCGGAAGACTATCAGGGCGGCCGCAACTTCGGCCATCTGGCCTATGAGGTAGACGACATCTACGCGCTGTGCCAGCGCCTGATGGATGCGAACGTGACCATCAATCGTCCGCCGCGCGACGGAAAGATGGCCTTCGTGCGCTCGCCCGACGGTATCTCCATCGAGATCCTGCAGAAGGGCGAGGCGAAGCCGAAGGCCGAGCCCTGGGCTTCCATGCAGAACACGGGAGCGTGGTAG
- a CDS encoding cold-shock protein: MEDKSSTNRGLAENEARGAGNTEETSDAIEIAGAIKWFDVAKGFGFILPETPELGDVLLHVSCLRRDGHQTALSGARVVCLARQGEKGLQAFKVLSMDISTAVHPAEDQMQRTRLAVVPESGLERALVKWFNRTKGFGFLTRGEGTEDIFVHMETLRRYGVTELRPGQVVLVRFGRGEKGLMAAEIHPDIGTLPISH; this comes from the coding sequence ATGGAGGATAAATCCTCGACGAATCGAGGGCTTGCAGAGAACGAAGCCCGGGGGGCGGGCAACACTGAAGAGACGTCCGACGCGATCGAGATCGCCGGTGCGATCAAATGGTTCGATGTCGCCAAGGGATTTGGCTTCATCCTGCCCGAGACACCCGAGCTGGGCGATGTTCTCCTGCATGTATCCTGCCTTCGGCGCGACGGGCACCAGACCGCGCTGAGCGGTGCCCGCGTCGTCTGCCTCGCCAGGCAGGGCGAAAAGGGATTGCAGGCGTTCAAGGTGCTCTCGATGGACATCTCCACGGCGGTGCATCCCGCCGAGGACCAGATGCAACGCACACGCCTCGCGGTGGTCCCCGAAAGCGGGCTCGAGCGGGCGCTGGTAAAATGGTTCAACCGCACCAAGGGCTTCGGCTTTCTTACGCGCGGTGAGGGGACGGAAGACATCTTCGTTCATATGGAGACGCTTCGCCGCTACGGAGTGACCGAACTCAGGCCGGGCCAGGTCGTTCTGGTGCGGTTCGGGCGCGGGGAGAAAGGCCTTATGGCCGCCGAAATCCATCCTGATATTGGCACACTGCCCATCTCCCACTGA
- a CDS encoding DUF192 domain-containing protein, producing MRLLPVFLLLLLLCAPARAEQPMLLQVHPDRLVAETATGEKSFSIEVADDSYERQRGLMFRETMADDRGMLFVFQGSGQRGFWMQNTPMPLDLLFIGEDGRVRAIEHGEPFSTDSIAPPVETQFVLELKAGTAQKAGIEVGDRLRHPLIDAVADNG from the coding sequence ATGCGTCTCCTGCCGGTGTTTCTGCTCCTGCTCCTGCTCTGCGCGCCTGCGCGCGCCGAGCAGCCCATGCTGCTGCAGGTGCATCCCGACCGCCTGGTGGCCGAAACGGCCACGGGCGAGAAGAGCTTCTCCATCGAGGTGGCGGACGACAGCTACGAACGCCAGCGCGGCCTGATGTTCCGCGAGACGATGGCGGACGACAGGGGCATGCTCTTCGTTTTCCAGGGGAGCGGGCAACGCGGTTTCTGGATGCAGAACACGCCGATGCCGCTCGACCTGCTTTTCATCGGCGAGGACGGAAGGGTGAGAGCGATCGAGCATGGCGAACCGTTCTCCACCGATAGTATCGCTCCTCCGGTCGAGACCCAGTTCGTGCTTGAACTGAAGGCCGGAACGGCGCAAAAGGCGGGTATTGAAGTCGGTGATCGTCTTCGCCACCCGCTCATCGACGCGGTTGCCGACAATGGGTGA
- a CDS encoding alpha/beta hydrolase: MQFFSHDGFELAFVDEGEGDPVLLIHGFASTHHVNWVAPGWVKTLRDAGYRVIALDNRGHGRSTKSHDAQDYTPEKMADDAAALLDHLGIPRAHVMGYSMGARVAAFLALRHPDRVATLVFGGLGIGMVEGVGEWDVIAEALLTEDPEGITHPRGRMFRSFADQTKSDRQALAACISTSRTLLTRGEVARIRQPALVAVGTKDDIAGAPEPMAALLPQGEAFSIDRRDHMLSVGDKTFKARVLEFLAAHPL, translated from the coding sequence ATGCAGTTCTTCAGCCATGACGGTTTCGAGCTTGCCTTCGTCGACGAAGGCGAGGGCGATCCGGTTCTCCTGATCCATGGGTTCGCCTCAACGCATCATGTCAACTGGGTCGCGCCCGGATGGGTGAAAACCCTGAGGGATGCCGGCTATCGGGTGATCGCGCTCGACAATCGCGGCCATGGCCGCTCCACCAAGAGCCATGACGCGCAGGACTACACGCCGGAAAAGATGGCCGATGACGCTGCCGCGCTGCTCGACCATCTCGGCATCCCCCGCGCCCATGTGATGGGTTATTCCATGGGAGCGCGGGTCGCGGCCTTCCTGGCGCTGAGACATCCCGATCGCGTGGCGACGCTGGTCTTCGGCGGCCTCGGGATCGGCATGGTGGAAGGTGTGGGCGAGTGGGACGTGATCGCCGAGGCTCTTCTGACGGAGGACCCGGAGGGCATCACCCATCCGCGCGGCCGCATGTTCCGCAGCTTCGCCGACCAGACGAAGAGCGACCGGCAGGCACTTGCCGCCTGCATCTCCACTTCGCGCACGCTCCTGACGCGCGGCGAGGTCGCGCGGATCCGCCAGCCGGCGCTGGTCGCCGTGGGGACCAAGGACGACATCGCCGGCGCGCCGGAGCCGATGGCCGCGCTCCTGCCGCAGGGCGAGGCGTTCTCGATCGACCGCCGCGACCACATGCTTTCGGTCGGAGACAAGACCTTCAAGGCGCGGGTGCTGGAGTTCCTGGCGGCACACCCGCTATAG
- a CDS encoding aspartyl/asparaginyl beta-hydroxylase domain-containing protein, translated as MMRPGPGYRVGQAIVDWAERLNLRYAAVGNPPVHDNATFPWVAEIEREWELIRAELDRVLIRKEELPGFHEIVSEVRSISTDRDWKSFVFCGYGSSSEDAIRACPETWRILQKIPGLKAAMFSIFEPGKHLQPHRGPYNGVLRLHLGLKVPAERDKVAIRVADRVCHWEEGKVLIFDDAYEHEAWNHSGETRVVLFVDFVKPTRFPASAVNWMLLNLAPFTPFVREGYKAQKRWEKLFFAGEGS; from the coding sequence ATGATGCGCCCGGGCCCGGGCTACCGGGTCGGCCAGGCGATCGTCGATTGGGCCGAGCGGCTGAACCTGAGATATGCCGCCGTCGGCAATCCGCCCGTGCACGACAACGCCACTTTCCCGTGGGTAGCCGAGATCGAGCGCGAATGGGAGCTGATTCGCGCCGAACTCGACCGGGTGCTCATCCGGAAAGAAGAATTGCCGGGCTTCCATGAGATCGTCTCCGAGGTGCGTTCCATCTCGACCGACCGCGACTGGAAATCCTTCGTCTTCTGCGGCTACGGTTCGAGCTCCGAGGACGCGATCAGGGCCTGCCCGGAGACGTGGCGTATCCTGCAGAAGATCCCGGGACTGAAGGCGGCGATGTTCTCCATTTTCGAGCCGGGCAAGCATTTGCAGCCGCATCGCGGGCCGTATAACGGCGTCTTGCGGCTTCATCTGGGCCTCAAGGTTCCGGCCGAGCGGGACAAGGTGGCGATCCGGGTGGCCGACCGGGTCTGCCATTGGGAGGAGGGCAAGGTCCTGATCTTCGACGACGCCTACGAGCACGAGGCGTGGAATCATTCCGGCGAAACGCGTGTCGTGCTCTTCGTCGATTTCGTGAAGCCTACCCGCTTCCCGGCAAGCGCCGTCAACTGGATGCTTCTCAACCTGGCGCCGTTCACTCCCTTCGTGCGTGAGGGCTACAAGGCGCAGAAGCGCTGGGAAAAGTTGTTCTTTGCCGGGGAGGGGAGTTGA